A genomic window from Candidatus Andeanibacterium colombiense includes:
- a CDS encoding cupin domain-containing protein gives MADANRIIERLQLQPHPEGGWYRETWRADAANGERAGGTAIHFLLEAGQRSHWHKVDAAEIWLFHAGDPLRLSLSAGEAGPVRGVVLGSDVLAGHAVQHVVLPGEWQAAEPGPVAQFGYSLVSCVVVPGFDFAGFTLAPEGWAPGGQT, from the coding sequence ATGGCAGACGCGAACCGGATCATCGAACGATTGCAGCTCCAGCCGCACCCCGAGGGCGGCTGGTACCGCGAGACCTGGCGCGCGGATGCCGCCAACGGAGAGCGCGCCGGAGGGACGGCGATCCATTTCCTGCTCGAAGCCGGGCAGCGCAGCCACTGGCACAAAGTCGACGCGGCGGAGATCTGGCTGTTCCACGCGGGCGATCCGCTGCGCCTGTCGCTCAGCGCCGGTGAGGCGGGGCCGGTCCGCGGCGTGGTGCTGGGCAGCGACGTGCTCGCGGGGCATGCGGTGCAGCATGTCGTGCTGCCGGGCGAATGGCAGGCCGCCGAACCGGGCCCGGTCGCGCAATTCGGCTATTCGCTGGTCAGCTGCGTGGTCGTGCCGGGCTTCGACTTCGCCGGCTTCACCCTCGCGCCGGAAGGCTGGGCGCCCGGCGGTCAGACGTAA
- a CDS encoding aldehyde-activating protein gives MITLSCLCGQIRLETATRPDYINECNCTLCRKSGARWAYFAPSEVTVTGATRGWSRTDKAEPGAEVQSCPTCGATTHFVLTPAMVAKHGNTMMGVNMQLAEESDLAGIELRFPDGAAWDGASAFGYVREAVVIGE, from the coding sequence ATGATCACCCTCTCCTGCCTGTGTGGCCAAATCCGCCTCGAAACCGCGACGCGCCCCGACTATATCAACGAATGCAACTGCACGCTGTGCCGCAAGTCCGGCGCGCGCTGGGCCTATTTCGCCCCGTCCGAAGTGACGGTGACCGGCGCGACCAGAGGCTGGTCGCGCACGGACAAGGCCGAACCCGGCGCCGAAGTGCAATCCTGCCCCACCTGCGGCGCGACCACCCATTTCGTGCTGACGCCCGCCATGGTCGCGAAGCACGGCAACACCATGATGGGCGTGAACATGCAGCTGGCGGAAGAGAGCGATCTGGCCGGGATCGAACTGCGCTTTCCCGACGGCGCGGCGTGGGATGGGGCGAGCGCGTTCGGCTATGTGCGCGAGGCGGTCGTTATCGGGGAGTAG